From the Syngnathoides biaculeatus isolate LvHL_M chromosome 10, ASM1980259v1, whole genome shotgun sequence genome, one window contains:
- the abhd14b gene encoding protein ABHD14B, with protein sequence MSQVEVSEGTVEAPGCTSPLFYRQSRASSGEAEMSVLLLHGRRFSSENWLKIGTLHALADAGCRAVAVDLPGLGRSSSAEAPAAVGELVPAAFLTDVCERLRLGPVVLISPSLSGMYSLPLLLQQPHMLRAYIPIAPICTDKISAQQYRSIKVPTLIVYGDGDTELGEVSLSNLSQLPNHSVAVMKGAGHACYLDDPDAWHRLLVDFLAKL encoded by the exons ATGTCCCAAGTGGAGGTGAGCGAGGGCACCGTGGAGGCGCCAGGCTGCACGTCGCCACTTTTCTATCGACAAAGTCGAGCGTCGTCGGGAGAGGCCGAGATGTCCGTTTTGCTTCTTCACGGCCGCCGCTTCTCCTCGGAAAACTGGCTCAAGATCGGCACTCTCCACGCGCTGGCCGACGCCGGCTGCCGAGCCGTCGCCGTCGACCTTCCGG GACTGGGCCGCTCCAGCTCAGCGGAGGCGCCGGCGGCCGTGGGCGAGCTGGTGCCCGCCGCGTTCCTGACGGACGTGTGCGAGCGACTGCGGCTGGGCCCCGTGGTGCTGATCAGCCCGTCGCTCAGCGGCATGTACTCGCTCCCTTTGCTGCTGCAACAGCCGCACATGCTGCGCGCTTACATCCCAATCGCGCCCATCTGCACCGACAAGATCAGCGCCCAACAGTACCGCAGCATCAag GTGCCGACGCTGATCGTGTACGGTGACGGCGACACCGAGCTGGGGGAGGTGTCGCTTAGCAACCTGAGTCAGCTGCCCAATCACAGCGTGGCCGTGATGAAAGGGGCGGGGCACGCCTGCTACCTGGACGACCCGGATGCGTGGCACCGGCTCCTCGTGGACTTCCTCGCTAAACTTTGA